The Apium graveolens cultivar Ventura unplaced genomic scaffold, ASM990537v1 ctg6791, whole genome shotgun sequence genome includes the window TCGAGCCGGGCGAACTCGCGAGCCGCCCGACTTGAATTACAGCCACACGTCTAGTGATTAATCGGCTAATCAGGGATTGATCAAAATGATTAACTGAGTCATTAATTAGAACTAATTTAATATTAGTTTTagatataaatattaatatatgtaattgtttatttattttgattatacatatacaatttttattatttatattatattaaaaaattttaaatatgtCCCACTATTAaagtaaatataatttttgagATGTAACTTATGAACTGAGATCAATTTAAGATGAAAAATTAAGAAAGTTTAAATAGTAATTATGTGTTTAAgagaataatatatatttttaattttttatcatttatacttttaattttttgatttatatttttttatattttttaccAATGAGTCTGATTTTTGACCAACTAACCTGATTTTTTCACGTATTTACCGGATTCAtacttttaattttttatttatatatatatatatatttttttaattttttactaGTGAATCCAATTGTTTACCAATTAACCCAATTTTTAATCGACTGATTTCAATTTTTTGATGACTGATTTTTGTAAAACACGATTTTTAACTCGAGTTTCACCTagtcatttcatttttcacctagtcatttcatttttcaccgaAGAGTTATTAATCCCAACTTTTTGAAAGTCGGTCTTAACTTGGGTAAAATAGTATTCTAAAATTCCTTTATTCAATCGATTAATCTCCTACAAAGCACTCGACCGATtcgatttttgaaattttattaatcCTTACGAATTTTCCTTTATTGgagtatatatattttatttattaaaatgaaatactatattaatttaaatatgaatatttatagaaattatgatataataaatatatatttgttaataaataactaatatattaaatataatttaatattataatagaTTTGATTTTTACTCCGATTAACAATTTCGATTAATCCTCGACTTTCAACTAATCCCAAATCGGTAGCTAGACCGATCTTCCCCGATCTCCGATTTTTACAACAGAAGGTAAAATGGTTCTTTAATAACTCAAAAGTTATAACACTAATTATTGACGATTTTTCAGAAGATTCTAAGCAATCTGTTTACCAAGTAcaatattagttttatttttgtgaaacgaattgtatctctatcttatgaaccaaatatatgttctttagacaatttaatattaattaatataatttggaaattatcttataattagccttttaatatagtttatttaatattacttaattatcgataaaaattaatttacaaattaaaagtaaatatatgttattaaacttaatttaatattactaaatataatctaaatacatgtcataaatttgttactgttaaaatgtgattttttaatttaaagtacATAAATGTTGTGATGGACAGTAACATATACGATCattaaatcaataatttttttcgtaggtaacccgcagccgttATCCTTCGggcttcgggtgcgcactggttaaccctacgggctcacgcaatagcgttgaaccaaggtaaaccgcatttaagcaaGAGGCAccgactcaggaggcataatcataaattctcctcccggagtattatttatttttaaaataatactacAAATGATAAAGTTTACACAGAAtagaagtcaattcgtgttaatagtttactttgtagttagtagtttttcaaaataaaagtaaatatatgttattttacttaatttatcgtaacttaataaatttttaatataatttataaataaataaagtttacagaaaAATAAGTCGATTCGTGTTAGTAGTTTTTAGTTattctaaaattaaaattaatataagttattttacttaatttaacataacttaataaatatttaatataatttaaaaatcgtttaaaaaatatttttattttataaattaaaaagacGATTGGATGAATACTAacttaaaacaaaataaaatttacaaagaataaAAGTCGACTTGTGTTAAAAACAAAGTTGATAGAGAATAAAAGTCAACTTATGTCAtgtaagtaccaaaatttggtacttgggtacttttagcaccaaattatgcatagtttcgcttattaataaagagtatggATGCTTAGGTTTTTTTAATATTAGTGGGTAAATTATTATGTTTACGAAAGATCTTGCCCTTTTCATACTCATTTACAAATGAACCAATATGACTCCTTTTTTACACAGTTGCAAGATAACATAGGATTTTCTTAATCTGATTTTGTCAGTGATATGAATCGTGCAATAAGACTAATTGATTATAGGACTCCTCAGTTATTTacaaagtaggtgagaaaaataGTTAAAGAACAATATCACAATGAGGGTTGTGTGGTcttttttttttgccaaatttaaagcagatttcattaataacttgaaagagattcaatcgggacaaacccccaactgatcatgcaaccaggttgaaaaacaaatagagctaaataattagctgttttgtttccggattgcttaacaaactgaatacacatattctgaaaattaaaaatgaaggtaatggtttcccggacaatccagcacgcatctcccccgaaaatagtagtttcacaattgaccctcacattaattcgattgatattgcaacgttcagaggactcagttgcaacaactgagtttagaggcctcatgttatgaacaaatatattttgtgagaggtgagcacatgtgattttcaccaccgttccaaacgcaccccagctatctacctgccggacaccagctatagacctgccgaaagtgttgttgatgcgagatatccagatctcccaatacaccatccaattcattttcaacacaaccaccacatcgcacaaagcgagacacatcgcataaagtgagacaatcaaacacacaaataatAACTTAAACAGAATAATACGAAAACaacccaaaattcaaaaatctcggaataacaccaaattgtaatatgttgttagaccgcagattttgaatccaaaaactgaattttattataaaatccagactcttaccttagtagatctgaaaactaaagtgAAGAACTGTAATGGATTTTTTCGATTTTTGTAAAACAAATCtcgattttattaaagaaaaagtgaATAAAAGGAGAAGATGTAGATGAATATGGAGATAGAGATGGGTATAAAGGGTGAAGAAGAAGGTAGGGCGGCTAAGGTTTGATGAAGTTAGGGCGGCCGACTCTCATGGGTTGTGTGGTCTGAATTTTAAGCATAtgttcaaaatatttttaaacttatGAAAGTGATGTATATATGTTTAGATTTTAAAAATCTATTTAAAATTTAGGGTTATGCAGCAGAATTCACATGATTATGAGATTCTATTTTAAGGATTGGTTCAAATTTGTGCACACATGTATATGATTCTGTATATATGTTAATTAATTTTGTTCCCACATTGCAAGTATTCTTAAGAGTCATTGTTAGTACTCCTTTCGGGACAAGGCACCACAATGGATGATAAGGAAAATTTAAGAAAAGGTGAAATTTACAACAGGGTATTACCCGAAGAAACGTGCTTTAAAATGTAGAAGTATACGCTCCTTAGATATTGATTCAAAATCCGAACTTACATTTTATATCATTTAATGATAAGAGTAGATAATAAGTATGTTAGATTTTGGAAATTGTGAGAAATTAAAGATAAAGtaccatttttatttttttataaccGTACTACCGACGATATTATAAATTGGGATCGTTTTCACGAGGACGTTGAAGTAGTTGTTTTCTTACATTTTTCgattagaaaataattaatgaCTTGAACTTCGGACCAATAATATTATAGGCCTACACGAAATGCGGTCCTTTTACTAACTTGTAGTTCGGACCAAAAATATTATAGCCCATACGATACGCCGCCTATTTCCTAGTATAGAGTACTTTACTGACTTGATATCCCAATGCCATGTAGCAAACATAGAAATGAATTAGTTATACATAACCGTGTAAAAAAATTCCAACGCATGTGCTTCTGAGTTCCTTCGGCTCGAAATCTACTCACCGTTTGTGCTTCCAAATTTCTACTGTGCACGAAACCGGTAGCCTTGCCTCTTCTTTCTACTCCAAGCCCTTGTAAGAGGTATTTTCTGAATTATATACTTTATTTTTTCATATCTTACTATTAAATTTCGTGATTCTATTAATTAAGCAAACTTTTCAATGATTACTAAGTGAAGaattaataatttgaaattttcaGAGCTAGATATATAAAAGAATTTCTCGATTACTCTGTTCATGTATGTGTTAATACACCCCCCTTGAGATTCCACTTAGTATGTTGGATTGAAGAGCGCATCACTAGAGCTCATCACAGGGGAAATATTCCAATTAGAATCAGGATGAAAGTTTTAAGAATAAAGGGTTTATTAATTTGGCATCGTCAAAATAGATTGGATTCCAAATCAAGCCATTTAATCTATTAAATTTTTAATACATTGGGACTTAGTATGTTAATTGTTAATAAATTTAAGTCAAGACATGATTTTCTTTAGAAATATAATCATGTCAcaatttatatgtatatatgacTAAATATAGAAAAAGAAGGCAGAGAAAGATAATGAACACAAGAGTACAGTTAACTGTGTGCATTGTCTATACTACTACAGAGCAAGATAATGAACACAAGAATACAGTGAACTGTGTGTATTGTCTATACTACCACTTCTGCTGCATTTTCTGTTGTGCTTTGTTATAAAAGAAGGAAGAGTAAGTCTCTTTATATAAAAAAACATAGCTTCTCTTTAAAGCTTGCTTTTGTCACTTGGTGGCTCCTCTTGCTACATTAATTATGATGTCACCATTGTGATATGATCTCACTTGTGTCATATCCTAGCTAATATTTAACAAATCATGATatatgaatttttttattttggaAATTTGAATGAAGATAGAGGTGCATTTGCATAATGATTCTTTGTTTTGTTTGAGATTTATAAAATTAGTCAATGATATATTTCTTCACTGAAaagaattattttatttgatgCAAGGCTGTGCAGTGACAAATTCTCCACTATGGACTTACCAGAAGAATTGATTGCTGAAATTATATCAAGAACTCCTGTGAGGACAATAGTGTCATGCAAAAGCGTGTGCAAAAGATGGTGTAATATAGTTTCAGAACCATTTTTTTCGCGTCTGCATCTCTCTATATCATCTAAAATGCTTTTACTTCATCAAGGAGACGCCGAGGACGTAGATGATGACAATGATGGTGACCTTGCAGTGGTTGAACTAGATGACCAACATCACCAACATGATATTCATCACGAGCCTATGATGAGATTTTCCCCGGGACTTGCCTTGGGAGACTATGTGGGGTTAATTGGATCAGTTAATGGGTTAATATGCTTAGAAGATAGTTATGATGATTCAGCATATGTATGCAATCCAATTACACAAGAGTACATACGCCTTCAAGATTCCGAGTACACCAGAGTATCATATTTAAAGGGATATTATGGCTTTGGACTTGTTGAATCGAACCAACAGTACAAGATTGTACGTTTTTATAAGGGTAGATTTCCTTCAACTGAATATGACCTAGGGAGCGAGGTTTATACGCTTGGAACCTGGCATGTGGAGAGATCTAGGACATGTCCCCTTCCATCTGAATGAACATGATAGGGGTCACTATGTCAGTGGCCGCCTCCATTGGTTAGCTGGTGAACTAATATGTGCTTTCGATTTGGATAGAGAATTATTTCGTCCAATGGAAGCTCCTCCACGGGCTCCTGGGAATACAGATCATTTTAGCATCTTGGGAGTCCATAATCATTTTAGGAACTTGGGAGTACTTAAAGGTTGCTTGTGTATATGTGATATAACACTATACTCTGAACTTTCTATTTGGGTGAAGAGAGATTATGGCGTGGAAGATAGTTGGAGTAAAAAACTCATCATCACTCCTAATCCTCCGTTACATGAAGGTATAAATACCGACATGGTTCGGCTTCTTAAAGGTTCTCAAAGATGGGAACATCTTAATGTATTGTGACCAACTTCAATTGTTCACTTATCATCCTCAACATAAAACATTGCGACATCACATTTTCCCGGAGGGTGAGTTTCTCACATTTGGTGCGATGACTTATGTCCCCGGTTTTATCAGTCTAGAGAGGAGTTTCACCTTGGAGGGTGTCAAAGATGGGAGTCTCCTCAAGTAGAAGACTGACTTATAACCGAATAGAGCAAAACAGGATCGAAATAGGGCCGAGGAGCCGAGTCTAAGTTGTTGAACATTGCTTATTTTACTGCAAAAATACAAGGTTTTATAACTAGTTCCATTTCAAGAACACGTTATGTTTAAAGCTTTTCTAGTTGTTTATCTAATATTTGTATGTACtcctaatttcaaaatttaataattacTGTAGGCTGCGAGATAACTTTAGCATTTAGTGCTTGACATTTTATAACATTTACATATCatataaatgatttttatgttgTATGCTTGTAAATTGCTCTTGGTTGATTCTGTTTTTCATGATTCATAGTATTATTTCCCTTTCATCTTGATGAGtgtagtttattttatttattcagcTTTGGCCTAGCTTTGTTGGGCTTTGGTTTTAGGTCAAATTTGGTGGTCATACTTTAAATTTTTCATTTAGGAAGGCCTTGTTATAACTTCTGTTGTTAGCTAAGTTGCAGTTTGAATTATACAGCTGGTTTTACATTTGTAATCCTATCTTACATTATGTTACTTGTATAAGTTATCCACACGGAAGAACTGTAAGATTTAGAGGCATATTTCTTTTAGAGtggcttttcatttgtagatgtTAGTATTTCCCTAAAATTGAGTGTTAAACCAAAGCGAGTTGGGTTAAGAAGTAAGTTTAAAGTCAAATGACAAAAATGCATAAGTTCATTCGGGGTTATGTATGTGAAAGTGAAAGAAAATCACAAAAACCAGTTTAATTAAACCTTAAAACTGTGTCTGATAACATATACTATAAGTGCTCTCGCTGCTCTGTCTGCGCTAGAAGCTCAAAGTTGTTCATCGGATTTAAATGTATCCTGAAAGCTTTAAAGCTGTTTAGGGCTACTCTGGTTTATCTTGATTTTCAACTTGTTTCTCGATATCTTGATTTTAATAGTTAGGAATTATGATGTAGTATGTGTCTATGACAATCTTCATTGCTTAGTTTATGATCCAAAGGCCATTATGGAAGTTTGTGTACTTTCAGTTCGAAGAAAGTTGCTGTTCAATTAACTGCCTATGTTCCTGGAGTTTGTGGGAAACTCTAACAAAGTAGGTGCTTGTTGTATATGTGAACTTCTTTGACTCAGCCATTATGATTAAAGAAATGGTCGTTTGAGTATCACATTACAAGTTCGCCCTGTGGGAATTAATATGCTACAGTGATTTTTTCCCCTCCAGTAATCATCCTCAAATTAAGACACTGCAAAAACTTGACAATTTCATAAGCCTCGTTGTAGTTTGTAATTGATGCAAATGTTCAAATTCCAAGTTTATCGGGCTCGAGTTTGTATATGGTGGTATACTTTTGGAGGTCACACAGCCTAAATGTGAGGCTGCCTGGGGTGTCACATGGGATTAAAACATAGTTTACtattttatctaaattattttaatataaaaaaacaCTACAAATTAGCGATATTTTTGTAAATTTGAACCTAACTCCTTTTTTATTATATCATTTTATTGTAAGAAAAATTTATGAACACGACGATGCTATTTACAACTATGACATATTTAAATTTAGCAAACGAACGGATCTGAGCCGTCCAGATCAAGTTTAGCTTAATTTTCTTTTTTTAGATGAGCTGAATTTAATAAACTAACGGAAAGTGATGTTCAAGATCGGCTCTTTATTATATGAATTCGAGCCGAATTTGAACAAACTCGAGTTGTCCCCTAATATTCACATGTATTTTTTACTCGACcgaatttaaaatataatttttagttttacAAATTGCATCAAGATCAAATactagtttttattttataatgatATATATACAAACACTCTCTACCATAATTTCTAATCTAAATCATTTATTTTTCAAGTTGTGTTTTAAGAACATaaacaattttattttaaatttttgagTTCTTAATTTTAGAAATCATACATtacttatttttttttaaaaaaaaattcaataataTACGGCATTTACCATAATAATCGAAATTGAACAAACGTATGATCATATCGTTGTTGAATGCCTTCGTTCTTTGATAGGCAACCAAGTAATTTTTTAAAGAGATATGTACATGTTGTAATATTTCAGTTGTTGTTTGAGCAATCAACCATAGATGCATCATCATAAAACCTTTATCACTTAATCAATATCATGAAATTTCTGCAGAATTGTAATCCCAGACATATGACCAACAAGAAATAAAAACCAAACTCTCACAATTAAGGAGAAACTAAACAAACCCAAATAAATTGGTAACCAAGGAAAAATGGAAACTAAATCAAGAAAAACAAGATTGAGGCTATTTTGAGATGGCTACTCAATAGAGAGCGAAAGAGAGTTTGTACGTTACATTTTAAAATGTCCATGTCGAAATGTTATTATGTTTAGATATTTTGCTTAAGTTTAATTTTTATAAATCACAAGTTATttaatgattttataaaaatattaaaaattggAGATGAGTTGGTAACAATATTGGATAGTTTCATTATGAAAAAACTAAGTGTTTAATTTAGAAATACAAgcaaattttctaaaatatttaaaaaaatattattaaattatgagaaaaatgtaataataacaatatttaagtgatcaataataatttattatttataatatatatgaacttTATATGAGTCGAGTTCGAGTCAAGTCTGAGTCGATTACGAGCTAAACAAGCGAGTCAGAATCCAGCAAACAAAAAGCTCGGCTCAATTATTCATTCGAATTCATTTCATATTCTTGATCGCCCTCGTTTAGAATACTGAACCGAATCGAGTTTACGTAAACAAGTCAATCCTGAATTTCGTGTACGAACATCTCTTCTCATTTACGGTCCTACTATTAATTGTAATATTCATCTCACTTgattatttacttattatttagtAAGTTATCAAATATATTAAAAACAATATTTGTCCAGTTTTAATTTGTATTTAATCATTAAAATATAGAAATTTTCTAACCGGTCTTGTAAAAATTGGAAATTGGACTTATCAGTAGCGGGACCGTCTAAGTTAGGAGCTGTAATTCGGGCCGAGCGAGCCGAGTTTCGAGCAGTGGCGTAATTCGAGCCGAGATtaatcgagtcgagtcgagccggctcgtttagttaaacgagccTAAACCTCTGTCCGAAATCGACTCGTTTAATTTTACTGAGTCGAGTCGAGCCGGCTTCGTTTAGCTAAACGAGCCGGTTTTAACGAGTCGGGCGAGCCGGCTCGTTTAATTTTACACTTAGTCGAGCCTAAATCTGTACCCCGAACTCGTCTCGTTTAATTCACGAGTCGAGCCGAGCCAGCTCGAGGTAATTAACGAGCCGGAAACCTCTACCCGAGCTCGGCTCGTTTAACTTAAACGAGCCGAGTCAAGCCCACTTAAACGAGTTTGAGCCGGGCGAACTCGCGAGCACGCCCGACTTGAATTACAGCCACACGTCTAGTGATAATCGGCTAATCAGGGATTGATCAAAATGATTAACTGAGTCATTAATTAGAACTAATTTAATATTAGTTTTAgataaatattatatatgtaaTTGTTCATTTATCTTTGATTATACATAtacaatttttattatttatatttatataaagaaATTTTAAATATGTCCCACTATTAaagtaaatataatttttgatGATGTAACTGTATTGAACTGATGATCCAAGTTTAAGATGCATAAATTTAAGAATGTTTAAATAGTCATTATGTGTTTAAGAgtaataatattatatttttacttTTTTTATCCCATTTATACTCTTTTAATTTGTttgatttatatttttttctACCTTTTTTACCAATGAGTCTGATTTTTGACCAAGCTAACCTGATTTTCACGTATTAACACGGATTCAtacttttaattttttatttatatatatatatatattttttaattttttaccAGTGAATCCAATTGTTTACCAATTAACCCAATTTTTAATCgactgatttcaatttttttcgaTGACTGATTTTTGTAAAACACGATTTTTAACTCGATTTTCACCTagtcatttcatttttcacctagtcatttcatttttcaccgaAGAGTTATTAATCCCAACTTTTTGAAAGTCGGTCTTAACTTGGGTAAAATAGTATTCTAAAATTCTTTATTCAATCGATTAATCTCCTACAAAGTACTCGACCGatatatttttgaaatttgatTAATCCTTACGAATTTTCCTTTATTGGagtatatattttatttattaaaatgaaatactatattaatttaaatatgaatatttatagaaattatgatatataaatatatttgttaataaataactaatatattaatataatttaatattataatagaTTTGATTTTTACTCCGATTAACAATTTCGATTAATCCTCGACTTTCAACTAATCCCAAATCGGTAGCTAGACCGATCTTCCCCGATCTCCGATTTTTACAACAGAAGGTAAAATGGTTCTTTAATAACTCAAAAGTTATAACACTAATTATTGACGATTTTTCAGAAGATTCTAAGCAATCTGTTTACCAAGTAcaatattagttttatttttgtgtgaattgtatctctatcttatgaaccaaatatatgttctttagaatttaatattaattatataatttggtaattatcttataattagcctttttataattagccttttaatatatttaatattacttaattatcgataaaaattaatttacaaattaaaagtaaatatatgttattaaacttaatttaatattactaaatataatctaaatacatgtcataaatttgttactgttaaaatgtgattttttaatttaaagtacATAAACGTTGTGATGGAGAGTAACATATACGATCattaaatcaataatttttttcgtaggtaacccgcagccgttATCCTTCGGGCTTCTGGTGCGCACTGGttaaccctacgggctcacgcaatagcgttgaaccaaggtaaaccgtatTTAAGCAAGAGGCTccgactcaggaggcataatcataaattctcccccggagtattatttattttaaaataatactaAATGATAAAGTTTACACAGAAtagaagtcaattcgtgttaatagtttactttgtagttagtagtttttcaaaataaaagtaatatGTTTACTTAATTTatcgtaacttaataaatttttaatataatttataaataataaagtttaCAGAAAAATAAGTCGATTCGTGTTAGTAGTTTttagtttttctaaaattaaaaataaatataagttattttacttaatttaacataacttaataaatatttaatataatttaaaaatcgtttaaaaaatatttttattttataaattaaaaagacGATTGGATGAATACTAacttaaaacaaaataaaatttacaaaaaaaaagtCGACTTGTGTTAAAAACAAAGTTGATAGAGAATAAAAGTCAACTTATGTCAtgtaagtaccaaaatttggtacttgggtacttttagcaccaaattatgcatagtttcgcttattaataaagagtatagatgCTTAGGTTTTTTTAATATTAGTGGGTAAATTATTATGTTTACGAAAGATCTTGCCTTTTCATACTCATTTACAAATGAACCAATATGACTCCTTTTTTACACAGTTGCAAGATAACAAGGATTTTCTTAATCTGATTTTGTCATGATATGAATCGTGCAATAAGACTAATTGATTATAGGACTCCTCAGTTATTTacaaagtaggtgagaaaatagTTAAAGAACAATATCACAATGAGGGTTGTGTGGTctttttttttgccaaatttaaagCAGATTTATTAATAACTTGAAAGAGATtcaatcgggacaaacccccaactgatcatgcaaccaggttgaaaaacaaatagagctaaataattagctgttttgtttccggattgcttaacaaactgaatacacatattctgaaaattaaaaatgaaggtaatggtttcccggacaatccagcacgcatctcccccgaaaacagtagtttcacaattgaccctcacattaattcgattgatattgcaacgttcagaggactcagttgcaacaactgagtttagaggcctcatgttatgaacaatattttttgtgagaggtgagcacatgtgattttcaccaccgttccaaacgcaccccagctatctacctgtcggacaccagctatagacctgccgaaagtgttgttgatgcgagatatccagatctcccaatacaccatccaattattttcaacacaaccaccacatcgcacaaagcgagacacatcgcataaagcgagacaatcaaacacacaaataatAACTTAAACAGAATAATACGAAAACaacccaaaattcaaaaatctcggaataacaccaaattgtaatatgttgttagaccgcagattttgaatccaaaaactgaattttattataaaatccagactcttaccttagtagatcttaaaactaaagtgaagaactgtaatggatttttcgagttttgtaaaacaatctcgattttattaaagaaaaagtgaATAAAAGGAGAAGATGTAGATGAATATGGAGATAGAGATGGGTATAAAGGGTGAAGAAGAAGGTAGGGCGGCTAGGGTTTGATGAAGTTAGGGCGGCCGACTCTCATGGGCTGTGTGGTCTGAATTTTAAGCATAtgttcaaaatatttttaaacttaCGAAAGTGATGTATATATGTTTAGATTTTAA containing:
- the LOC141703585 gene encoding F-box protein At3g07870-like, which encodes MDLPEELIAEIISRTPVRTIVSCKSVCKRWCNIVSEPFFSRLHLSISSKMLLLHQGDAEDVDDDNDGDLAVVELDDQHHQHDIHHEPMMRFSPGLALGDYVGLIGSVNGLICLEDSYDDSAYVCNPITQEYIRLQDSEYTRVSYLKGYYGFGLVESNQQYKIGARFIRLEPGMWRDLGHVPFHLNEHDRGHYVSGRLHWLAGELICAFDLDRELFRPMEAPPRAPGNTDHFSILGVHNHFRNLGVLKGCLCICDITLYSELSIWVKRDYGVEDSWSKKLIITPNPPLHEGINTDMVRLLKGSQRWEHLNVL